Proteins from a genomic interval of Longimicrobium sp.:
- a CDS encoding pyridoxal phosphate-dependent aminotransferase, whose product MSEASRPLGSDYLLWAKTRSKARFNLTSSGAPFFPLRDLPVRLDELELNGPDVYVPLLEAIGARYGVPVESVFPAMGTSMANHLAMAALLEPGDEVLIEHPGYEPLLAVARYLRAEVRRFARRAEDGFRVDPAEVERQAGPRTRLVVLTNLHNPSGALTDDETLRRVGEVARRSGARVLVDEVYLDALFERPPRTAFHLGPEFVVTSSLTKVYGLNGLRCGWILAEPALVERLWRLNELFSNIGVHAGERLSVAAFRHLDRIAARSRALLEANGAALDAFFRTREDLDWIPHRFGTVSFPRLRSGSADGLCDLLREKYETSVVPGRFFGMPEHFRISLGADPATFAEGLARLGRALDEVALSQQ is encoded by the coding sequence ATGAGCGAAGCATCCCGCCCGCTCGGCTCCGACTACCTGCTGTGGGCGAAGACGCGCTCGAAGGCGCGCTTCAACCTCACCTCGAGCGGCGCGCCGTTCTTCCCGCTGCGCGACCTGCCGGTGAGGCTGGACGAGCTGGAGCTGAACGGGCCGGACGTCTACGTGCCCCTGCTGGAGGCGATCGGCGCGCGCTACGGCGTGCCCGTGGAGAGCGTCTTCCCGGCGATGGGCACCTCCATGGCCAACCACCTGGCGATGGCCGCGCTGCTGGAGCCGGGCGACGAGGTGCTGATCGAGCACCCGGGCTACGAGCCGCTGCTGGCCGTGGCGCGCTACCTCCGCGCGGAGGTCAGGCGCTTCGCCCGGCGCGCTGAAGACGGCTTCCGCGTGGACCCGGCCGAGGTGGAGCGGCAGGCGGGGCCGCGCACGCGCCTCGTCGTCCTCACCAACCTGCACAACCCCTCCGGCGCGCTCACGGACGACGAGACGCTGCGCCGGGTGGGCGAGGTCGCCCGGCGCTCCGGCGCGCGCGTGCTGGTGGACGAGGTCTACCTCGACGCGCTCTTCGAGCGGCCGCCCCGCACCGCGTTCCACCTGGGCCCGGAGTTCGTCGTCACCAGCAGCCTCACCAAGGTCTACGGGCTCAACGGGCTGCGCTGCGGCTGGATCCTGGCCGAGCCGGCGCTGGTGGAGCGGCTCTGGCGGCTGAACGAGCTGTTCAGCAACATCGGCGTGCACGCCGGCGAGCGGCTGAGCGTGGCCGCCTTCCGCCACCTGGACCGGATCGCCGCCCGCTCGCGCGCGCTGCTGGAGGCGAACGGCGCGGCGCTCGACGCGTTCTTCCGCACGCGCGAAGATCTCGACTGGATCCCACACCGCTTCGGCACCGTCTCCTTCCCGCGCCTGCGCTCGGGCAGCGCCGACGGGCTGTGCGACCTGCTCCGCGAGAAGTACGAGACGTCGGTCGTCCCGGGCCGCTTCTTCGGGATGCCGGAGCACTTCCGCATCTCCCTCGGCGCGGACCCGGCCACGTTCGCGGAAGGCCTGGCGCGGCTCGGCCGCGCGCTGGACGAGGTAGCTCTCTCGCAGCAGTGA
- a CDS encoding amino acid permease: MNAADRAAAPGLARRLGLFDATMIVMGGIVGSGIFVNPHVVARQVHTPALIVGAWAAGGAIALAGAFVYAELAARRPQVGGQYAYLRDAYHPALAFLYGWALLLVIQTGGMAAVAVTFARYFREVTHVPLAEPALAGVALAVLVVVNCLGVRAGSSVQSGLMVLKILAIAALVAAGLFFAGGASETSTAAARPASGGLASFGAAMIPVMFAYGGWQTASFVAGEMRDPRRDLARGLLIGVLGVIALYVAVNVACVLALGAAGLAAEPAPASAVMRLAFGERGAALIAVGIAVSTFGFLSQGMLTAPRVYFAMADDGLFFRRVAWLDPRTRAPVVAIALQGVLALVIALTGTYEQILNYVVSVDFIFFGLTAGTLFVFRRRAARGEADGSEGWSGARVPGHPLTTAFFIAACALIVASTLYKYPANSAIGVAIMLAGLPVYLFWRRRRTA, encoded by the coding sequence TTGAACGCCGCTGACCGCGCCGCCGCGCCGGGGCTCGCGCGCCGGCTGGGGCTCTTCGACGCGACGATGATCGTGATGGGCGGCATCGTCGGGTCGGGGATCTTCGTCAACCCGCACGTGGTCGCGCGGCAGGTGCACACGCCGGCGCTGATCGTGGGCGCGTGGGCGGCGGGCGGGGCGATCGCGCTGGCCGGGGCGTTCGTCTACGCCGAGCTCGCCGCGCGCAGACCCCAGGTCGGCGGGCAGTACGCCTACCTGCGCGACGCCTACCACCCCGCGCTCGCGTTCCTCTACGGCTGGGCGCTGCTGCTGGTGATCCAGACGGGCGGGATGGCCGCGGTGGCCGTCACCTTCGCCCGCTACTTCCGCGAGGTCACGCACGTGCCGCTCGCCGAGCCGGCGCTGGCCGGGGTCGCCCTCGCGGTGCTGGTGGTGGTCAACTGCCTGGGCGTGCGCGCCGGGAGCAGCGTGCAGAGCGGGCTGATGGTGCTGAAGATCCTGGCCATCGCCGCCCTCGTCGCCGCCGGCCTCTTCTTCGCCGGCGGGGCGTCGGAGACGTCGACGGCGGCCGCGCGCCCGGCGTCGGGCGGGTTGGCGTCGTTCGGCGCGGCGATGATCCCGGTGATGTTCGCCTACGGGGGGTGGCAGACGGCCAGCTTCGTGGCGGGCGAGATGCGCGACCCGCGGCGCGACCTGGCGCGCGGGCTGCTGATCGGCGTGCTGGGGGTGATCGCGCTCTACGTGGCCGTCAACGTGGCGTGCGTGCTGGCGCTCGGCGCGGCCGGACTGGCGGCGGAGCCCGCGCCCGCCTCCGCCGTCATGCGCCTGGCGTTCGGCGAGCGCGGGGCGGCGCTGATCGCGGTGGGGATCGCCGTCTCCACCTTCGGCTTCCTGAGCCAGGGGATGCTCACCGCCCCGCGCGTCTACTTCGCCATGGCCGACGACGGGCTCTTCTTCCGCCGCGTGGCCTGGCTGGACCCGCGCACGCGCGCGCCCGTGGTCGCCATCGCGCTGCAGGGCGTGCTGGCGCTCGTGATCGCGCTCACCGGCACGTACGAGCAGATCCTCAACTACGTGGTCTCGGTGGACTTCATCTTCTTCGGGCTCACCGCCGGCACGCTCTTCGTCTTCCGCCGCCGGGCGGCGCGCGGCGAGGCGGACGGCTCGGAGGGGTGGAGCGGCGCCCGCGTCCCCGGCCACCCGCTGACCACCGCGTTCTTCATCGCCGCCTGCGCGCTGATCGTGGCGAGCACCCTCTACAAGTACCCGGCGAACAGCGCCATCGGGGTGGCGATCATGCTGGCGGGGCTCCCCGTCTACCTCTTCTGGCGTCGGCGGAGAACGGCATGA